A genome region from Verrucomicrobiota bacterium includes the following:
- a CDS encoding ABC transporter permease yields the protein MNLFAELKEGLGISWDAIRANKLRSGLTTLGIIIGIVTVTLMGTAIDGFNRAFLQSISAIGSDVLFVQRFGWFIESDEEWVAAERRPEITIAQAREVERQMTLAQAVAPKADSRASVKYKNRSSNMVNVIGTTDQFLLTGGVTVVDGRFFTPGESDSGRAVCVLGANVATNLFPDEPPVGNKIQLGGGALEVIGVLEKQGNFMGPFSADNQVIIPMQQFVSSFWAQPDVQIQVKVNDLRQLEDAKEELRGVMRRIRHVAPADEDNFGIDQQEMFIKMFNRVAGRIAAVGFFITGLSLFVGGIGIMNIMFVSVAERTREIGIRKAIGAKRRTIMVQFLIEAASICLLGGMLGLAIAWPLTLVMAKFMPARMSPLVVAIALLVALMTGLVSGFFPAWRAARMNPVDALRNE from the coding sequence ATGAACCTCTTCGCTGAACTCAAGGAAGGTCTGGGCATTTCCTGGGACGCCATCCGCGCCAACAAACTGCGCTCCGGCCTGACGACGTTGGGCATCATCATCGGCATTGTCACCGTGACGTTGATGGGCACAGCCATCGACGGTTTCAATCGCGCCTTTCTTCAAAGCATCTCAGCCATCGGCTCGGATGTGTTGTTCGTTCAGCGGTTCGGTTGGTTCATCGAGTCGGACGAGGAATGGGTCGCAGCCGAACGCCGTCCTGAAATTACCATCGCGCAAGCCAGGGAGGTGGAACGGCAGATGACTCTGGCGCAAGCCGTCGCTCCCAAAGCGGATTCTCGCGCATCGGTGAAATACAAAAACCGCAGTTCGAACATGGTCAATGTCATCGGCACCACGGACCAGTTTCTATTGACAGGCGGAGTGACCGTCGTTGATGGCCGGTTTTTTACGCCGGGCGAATCGGATAGCGGCCGCGCGGTCTGCGTGTTGGGCGCGAACGTCGCCACGAACCTGTTCCCGGATGAACCGCCGGTGGGCAATAAAATTCAGTTGGGCGGAGGGGCGTTGGAAGTCATCGGTGTGCTGGAGAAGCAGGGAAACTTCATGGGGCCATTCAGCGCGGACAACCAGGTGATCATCCCGATGCAACAATTTGTCAGCAGCTTTTGGGCGCAGCCGGACGTGCAAATTCAGGTGAAAGTGAACGACCTGCGCCAGCTTGAGGATGCGAAAGAGGAATTGCGCGGTGTGATGCGGAGAATTCGCCACGTTGCGCCCGCCGACGAGGACAACTTCGGCATCGATCAACAGGAAATGTTCATCAAGATGTTCAATCGCGTGGCGGGAAGAATTGCCGCCGTCGGTTTTTTCATCACGGGACTTTCGCTGTTCGTCGGCGGCATCGGCATCATGAACATCATGTTCGTGTCGGTGGCGGAACGCACCCGCGAGATCGGCATCCGTAAAGCCATCGGCGCGAAACGGCGCACGATCATGGTCCAATTCCTGATCGAAGCCGCGAGCATCTGTCTGCTGGGCGGAATGTTGGGACTGGCGATCGCCTGGCCGTTGACGTTGGTCATGGCGAAATTCATGCCCGCGCGAATGTCGCCGCTCGTCGTGGCGATTGCCCTGCTGGTTGCGCTGATGACCGGGCTCGTTTCCGGTTTCTTCCCCGCCTGGCGCGCGGCACGGATGAATCCCGTCGATGCCTTGAGGAATGAGTGA
- a CDS encoding ABC transporter ATP-binding protein, whose amino-acid sequence MIRLQNISRRYQMGTETIHALRNVSLEIERGEYVAIMGPSGSGKSTLMNLIGCLDTPTDGEFELNGNKVSEMDDNELAEIRNREIGFVFQSFNLLPRSNALHNVELPLIYSGMNAEERRKVALDTLENVGLTDRMHHKPNEMSGGQRQRVAIARALVNKPSIILADEPTGNLDTKTGVEIMDLFENLSRKGNTIIVVTHEEDVAKHARRILRIRDGQIASDERV is encoded by the coding sequence CTGATTCGACTGCAAAACATCTCCCGCCGCTATCAGATGGGCACGGAGACCATTCACGCCTTGCGCAATGTCTCGCTGGAAATCGAGCGCGGCGAATACGTAGCCATCATGGGTCCTTCCGGCTCCGGCAAATCGACCTTGATGAATTTGATCGGCTGTCTGGACACGCCGACTGACGGCGAGTTTGAGTTGAACGGCAACAAAGTCAGCGAAATGGACGACAATGAACTGGCGGAAATCCGGAATCGCGAAATCGGCTTTGTCTTTCAGAGTTTCAATTTGTTGCCCCGCTCCAACGCGCTTCACAACGTCGAGCTACCGCTGATTTATTCCGGCATGAACGCCGAGGAACGCCGGAAAGTGGCCCTCGACACGCTGGAAAACGTCGGCCTGACGGACCGCATGCATCACAAACCCAACGAAATGTCCGGCGGGCAGCGACAGCGGGTCGCCATCGCGCGCGCGCTGGTGAACAAGCCTTCCATCATTCTCGCCGATGAACCAACCGGCAACCTCGATACCAAAACCGGCGTGGAGATCATGGATCTGTTCGAGAACCTTTCACGAAAAGGCAACACCATCATCGTCGTTACGCACGAAGAGGACGTGGCCAAGCACGCCCGGCGCATCCTGCGCATCCGCGACGGCCAGATCGCCAGCGATGAAAGGGTGTGA
- a CDS encoding efflux RND transporter periplasmic adaptor subunit, producing MANPKSKKRKKIIVVSLILLLAAGGGVFAYFKKKEVVITVQKEQVARRNITELVVANGRIQPVLQVKISPEVSGEIIALPVKEGQQVKKGDLLLKIKPDLYIASKNSSEASYLGSLAGKTTAEASLQKAELEFKRNLELFAKKLISDSAYLEVKTAYDIAKAQLESSVHQVAVAKAALQRAEEDLSKTTIVSPLTGTVSRLNSQLGERVVGTAMMAGTEVMTVADLNEMEARVDIGEIDVVLIALGQKARLEVDAYRDRKFNGIVTEIANSSKGAGMLGASGGNSGGGQSQEATKFEVKIRIKEKETFRPGMSVNAEIETRSRTNVLSVPIASVTTRLPKAPDADKRAGAKSDPKQSTTNSAKTDPVSSASTNAPSMTSTNNSKPDKKPGEAPKPIEVVFVVEAERAKMLPVKRGISDDSYVEITEGLKEGQEVVSGGYKAISRELENGKRIKIGKPPAEVKK from the coding sequence ATGGCAAATCCCAAATCGAAAAAGCGCAAAAAGATCATCGTCGTGTCCCTGATCTTGCTGTTGGCCGCCGGAGGTGGCGTGTTCGCCTACTTCAAGAAGAAGGAAGTCGTCATCACCGTGCAGAAGGAGCAGGTCGCCCGCCGGAACATCACGGAATTGGTCGTCGCCAACGGCCGCATCCAGCCCGTGCTGCAAGTCAAGATCAGCCCCGAAGTCAGCGGCGAAATCATCGCGTTGCCGGTCAAGGAAGGACAACAGGTCAAAAAGGGCGACCTGCTTTTGAAGATCAAGCCGGACCTCTACATCGCCAGCAAGAATTCGTCCGAAGCGAGCTATCTGGGATCGTTGGCCGGCAAGACCACTGCGGAGGCCAGCTTGCAAAAAGCGGAGTTGGAATTCAAACGCAACCTGGAACTCTTCGCCAAAAAACTGATTTCCGACTCCGCCTATCTGGAGGTCAAGACCGCCTATGATATTGCGAAGGCGCAACTCGAAAGCTCCGTGCATCAGGTGGCCGTCGCCAAGGCCGCGCTCCAGCGGGCCGAGGAAGACCTGTCCAAGACCACCATCGTGTCCCCGCTCACCGGCACCGTAAGCCGCTTGAACTCCCAACTCGGCGAACGCGTCGTCGGCACCGCCATGATGGCCGGGACGGAAGTCATGACGGTAGCCGATTTGAACGAGATGGAAGCGCGCGTCGATATTGGCGAAATCGACGTGGTGTTGATTGCCCTCGGACAGAAGGCGCGGCTCGAAGTGGATGCCTACCGCGACCGCAAATTCAACGGCATCGTGACCGAGATTGCCAATTCCTCGAAAGGTGCGGGCATGCTGGGTGCCAGCGGCGGCAACAGCGGCGGTGGTCAATCACAGGAAGCGACCAAATTCGAAGTAAAAATCCGGATCAAGGAAAAGGAAACCTTCCGACCGGGAATGTCGGTCAACGCGGAAATTGAAACCCGCTCGCGAACAAACGTTCTCTCGGTCCCCATCGCCAGCGTCACAACGCGACTGCCCAAAGCGCCGGACGCCGACAAACGCGCCGGCGCGAAGAGCGACCCCAAACAATCCACCACCAACTCTGCGAAAACCGATCCCGTCTCTTCGGCCTCGACGAACGCGCCATCCATGACTTCCACAAACAACTCCAAGCCTGACAAAAAACCAGGCGAGGCCCCGAAACCAATTGAAGTCGTGTTCGTCGTTGAAGCCGAACGCGCCAAAATGTTGCCGGTCAAGCGGGGCATCAGCGATGATTCTTACGTGGAGATTACCGAAGGATTGAAAGAGGGACAGGAAGTGGTGTCCGGCGGCTACAAGGCCATCAGTCGAGAGTTGGAGAACGGCAAACGAATCAAGATTGGCAAGCCTCCCGCCGAAGTGAAAAAATAA
- a CDS encoding M48 family metalloprotease, translating to MDFFERQAKAHRNTKLLVVYFAAAVALIILSVYLVIAFALFGGRLNHPSQDVAAVASLWNPQVFLWVALGTLAVITIGSAAKIMELSQGGSAVAEMLGGQLINPDNADPNERKLLNVVEEMAIASGVPVPQVYLLPEQSINAFAAGHSTSDTVIAVTQGCMKLLSRDELQGVIGHEFSHVLNGDMRLNLRLIGLIFGIMGLAIVGRVLLQLRSRSSRDRNLLPLLGLALLLIGWIGVFFGRLIQSAVSRQREFLADASSVQFTRNPAGLSGALQKIGGLGYGSRIESAHADLASHMFFANGMGETLFGLMETHPPLEERIRAIDPTWDGNFKSIRVDAIETEERAASSAARAPARTVRPPSIGDLLGAPPVVAGLSAAAVRTDSVMPSLGTPSAMHLEYAANFRSTLSEILSSAAHEPASAAALIYSVLLSPDETTRAIQLRQLQLQSDPGVYQEIAPLFSGVSKLISQARLPLLNMTLPTLQRLSPAQYEQFRKNMQFIIESDRQIDLFEYMLQKIVLRHLAPHFGPVKKPIVQYYVLKPLVPDCALLLSALAYLGHGDEAQIKNAFRLGAQQLELPENILSLIESQDCNLPQIDAALKRLVEAAPNVKRLVLNACAYTVAADGVIQPEEAELLRAIADTLDCPIPPFVQGISPEEHG from the coding sequence ATGGACTTCTTTGAGCGCCAGGCCAAAGCACATCGCAACACCAAACTGCTGGTGGTGTATTTCGCTGCCGCCGTCGCGTTGATCATCCTGTCGGTTTATCTCGTCATTGCCTTTGCGCTGTTCGGAGGCAGATTGAACCACCCATCCCAGGATGTGGCTGCGGTTGCCTCGCTTTGGAATCCGCAGGTTTTTCTATGGGTCGCGCTCGGCACGCTCGCTGTCATCACGATCGGCAGCGCGGCAAAAATCATGGAGCTTTCGCAAGGCGGCAGCGCCGTGGCCGAGATGCTTGGCGGACAGCTTATCAACCCGGACAATGCCGATCCCAACGAGCGCAAACTGCTCAACGTCGTCGAAGAAATGGCCATCGCCTCCGGTGTGCCCGTGCCACAGGTTTACTTACTGCCGGAACAAAGCATCAACGCCTTCGCCGCCGGACACTCGACCAGCGATACGGTCATCGCCGTCACGCAAGGATGCATGAAGCTGCTCTCGCGCGACGAATTGCAAGGAGTCATCGGCCACGAATTCAGTCACGTCCTCAACGGCGACATGCGCCTCAACCTCCGGCTCATCGGCCTCATTTTCGGCATCATGGGCCTGGCCATTGTTGGCCGGGTTCTGTTGCAATTGCGCAGCCGCAGCAGCCGCGACCGCAATCTTCTGCCTCTCCTCGGCCTCGCGCTTCTACTGATCGGCTGGATTGGTGTCTTCTTCGGGCGGCTCATTCAAAGCGCGGTCAGCCGCCAGCGCGAGTTTCTCGCGGATGCCTCCTCCGTCCAATTCACGCGCAATCCTGCCGGTCTGTCCGGCGCGCTGCAAAAAATTGGCGGCCTCGGTTACGGCTCCCGAATTGAATCGGCCCACGCCGACCTGGCCAGCCACATGTTCTTTGCGAACGGCATGGGCGAAACACTCTTCGGCCTCATGGAAACTCACCCGCCGTTGGAGGAACGCATTCGCGCCATCGATCCGACCTGGGACGGGAACTTCAAATCCATCCGCGTTGACGCCATCGAAACCGAAGAACGAGCGGCGAGTTCCGCAGCCCGAGCGCCGGCCAGAACTGTTCGCCCGCCGAGCATTGGCGATCTTCTCGGAGCGCCGCCGGTCGTCGCTGGCTTAAGCGCGGCGGCGGTTCGGACGGACAGTGTCATGCCCTCCCTTGGCACACCCAGTGCAATGCACCTCGAATACGCCGCCAATTTCAGATCGACGCTTTCAGAAATTCTTTCAAGCGCCGCGCACGAGCCAGCCAGTGCCGCCGCATTGATTTACTCCGTGCTGCTCAGCCCCGATGAAACGACCAGAGCCATCCAGCTTCGCCAACTCCAATTGCAAAGCGATCCCGGCGTGTACCAGGAAATCGCGCCGCTGTTTTCGGGAGTATCCAAACTGATTTCTCAGGCCAGACTGCCGCTGCTGAATATGACGTTGCCGACGCTGCAACGACTCTCACCGGCGCAATACGAACAATTCAGGAAGAACATGCAGTTCATCATCGAGAGCGATCGGCAGATTGATCTGTTTGAATACATGCTGCAGAAAATTGTTCTGCGCCATCTCGCGCCGCATTTCGGGCCGGTCAAAAAACCCATCGTTCAGTATTACGTCCTCAAGCCGCTGGTGCCGGATTGCGCCCTTCTGCTCTCGGCGTTGGCTTATCTTGGCCACGGCGACGAGGCGCAGATCAAGAACGCATTTCGCCTCGGCGCGCAGCAACTAGAACTTCCTGAAAACATCCTTTCACTCATCGAATCCCAAGATTGCAATCTCCCGCAGATCGATGCGGCGTTGAAGCGTCTGGTCGAAGCAGCGCCGAACGTCAAAAGGCTCGTGCTCAACGCCTGCGCTTACACCGTCGCCGCCGATGGCGTCATCCAGCCCGAGGAGGCTGAATTGTTGCGAGCCATCGCCGACACGTTGGATTGTCCCATTCCGCCGTTTGTGCAAGGGATTTCTCCCGAGGAGCACGGTTGA
- a CDS encoding LemA family protein, which produces MLKSIFILGLIIIIPLFFILIYVVSAYNRLVALRNRFKNAYAQIDVQLKRRYDLIPNLVETAKGYIKHERETLEAVTKARNIAYAASQTAAANPGDASAVKGLISAESGLTGALSRLMVVSEQYPDLKANQNMMQLTEELTSTENKISFARQAYNDSVMVYNTQREVFPASLIANTFNFTAAELFVIDKPEQKDAPKVQF; this is translated from the coding sequence ATGCTAAAATCGATTTTCATCCTCGGGCTGATCATCATCATCCCGCTGTTTTTTATCCTGATTTACGTGGTCAGCGCTTACAACCGGCTGGTCGCGCTGCGCAACCGATTCAAGAACGCCTACGCGCAGATTGACGTGCAACTCAAGCGGCGCTACGACCTGATTCCGAACCTGGTCGAGACTGCCAAAGGTTACATCAAGCACGAACGCGAAACGCTGGAAGCCGTCACCAAGGCGCGCAATATCGCCTACGCCGCGTCGCAGACCGCCGCCGCCAATCCCGGCGACGCAAGCGCCGTGAAGGGCCTCATTTCCGCCGAGAGCGGCCTGACCGGCGCGCTCAGTCGATTGATGGTTGTCTCCGAGCAATATCCCGATCTCAAGGCCAACCAAAACATGATGCAGCTCACGGAAGAGTTGACCTCGACGGAAAATAAAATTTCCTTCGCGCGCCAGGCGTACAACGATTCGGTGATGGTTTACAACACGCAGCGTGAAGTGTTCCCGGCGAGCCTCATCGCGAACACGTTCAACTTCACCGCCGCCGAGTTGTTTGTCATCGACAAGCCGGAGCAGAAGGACGCACCGAAGGTGCAGTTCTAA